In Limnohabitans sp. INBF002, one genomic interval encodes:
- a CDS encoding CbiX/SirB N-terminal domain-containing protein — protein MHAIILFAHGSRDPLWHKPIQTVAERIAQRSPGTVVRCAYLELTEPDLPHVANALVAEGATSLCVVPMFLGVGRHAREDLPELMHALKASHPSIDITCQPAVGEQDALLDLLAEIALGRANSQPTSKA, from the coding sequence ATGCACGCCATCATTTTGTTTGCCCACGGCTCACGCGACCCGCTGTGGCACAAGCCCATCCAAACCGTGGCCGAACGCATCGCTCAGCGCTCGCCCGGCACCGTGGTGCGCTGCGCCTACCTTGAGCTGACTGAACCCGACCTGCCCCATGTGGCCAACGCCTTGGTCGCCGAAGGCGCGACCAGCTTATGCGTGGTGCCTATGTTTTTGGGGGTGGGCCGACATGCGCGCGAAGATTTGCCCGAACTGATGCACGCCCTCAAAGCCAGCCACCCAAGCATCGACATCACCTGTCAACCCGCCGTGGGTGAGCAAGATGCCTTGCTCGACTTGCTCGCGGAGATCGCACTGGGGCGCGCCAACAGTCAGCCCACATCAAAAGCATAA
- a CDS encoding CysB family HTH-type transcriptional regulator, whose amino-acid sequence MNLHQFRFVQEAVRRNLNLTEVAKSLHTSQPGVSKAIIELEEELGIEIFSRHGKRLKRVTEPGQHVLRSIEVILREVGNLKRIGEQFSAEDSGTLSIATTHTQARYVLPVPVAKLREAYPNVNISLHQGAPAQVAQMVMDEVAEIGIATESLSEYPELVTLPCYEWEHMLVIPKSHPLAGKVRITLEDLAAEPIITYHPSFTGRTRIDKAFAAKNLSPRIALEAIDSDVIKTYVRLGLGVGIVAEMAVKDGLDDDLVARPASQLFGKNVARIAFKRSAYIRHFVYDFAALLSDRLDRNLIMKALDGHPTDFNM is encoded by the coding sequence ATGAACTTACATCAATTCCGCTTCGTTCAAGAAGCCGTCCGCCGCAACCTCAACCTCACCGAGGTGGCTAAGTCACTGCACACCTCACAGCCGGGCGTGTCTAAAGCCATCATTGAGCTAGAAGAAGAGCTGGGCATCGAAATTTTCTCGCGCCACGGCAAACGCCTCAAGCGTGTGACCGAACCAGGCCAGCATGTGCTGCGCAGCATTGAGGTCATCCTGCGCGAGGTGGGCAACTTGAAGCGCATTGGCGAGCAGTTCAGCGCCGAAGACAGCGGCACCTTGTCCATCGCCACCACCCACACCCAAGCCCGTTATGTGCTGCCCGTGCCCGTGGCCAAGCTGCGCGAGGCCTACCCCAACGTGAACATCAGCCTGCACCAAGGGGCGCCCGCACAAGTGGCGCAAATGGTGATGGACGAAGTGGCCGAGATTGGCATTGCCACAGAATCGCTCTCGGAGTACCCCGAACTGGTGACCCTGCCTTGTTATGAGTGGGAACACATGTTGGTCATCCCCAAATCACACCCACTGGCGGGCAAAGTACGCATCACGCTCGAAGACTTGGCGGCTGAGCCCATCATCACCTACCACCCGTCGTTCACAGGTCGCACCCGCATTGACAAAGCCTTTGCAGCGAAGAACCTCTCACCACGCATCGCGCTTGAAGCGATTGACTCAGACGTCATCAAGACCTATGTGCGTTTGGGTTTGGGCGTGGGCATCGTGGCCGAGATGGCCGTGAAAGACGGCTTGGACGACGACCTCGTCGCCCGCCCCGCCTCGCAGCTGTTTGGCAAAAACGTGGCGCGTATTGCGTTCAAGCGCAGTGCCTACATTCGCCACTTTGTGTATGACTTTGCTGCCCTGTTGAGCGACCGCCTCGACCGCAACCTCATCATGAAGGCCCTCGACGGCCACCCTACTGACTTCAATATGTAA
- a CDS encoding pyridoxal phosphate-dependent aminotransferase, giving the protein MTTPHLDTKFPKIGTTIFTVMSALATEKNAVNLGQGFPDFDCDPKLVACVNDAMTHGLNQYPPMTGVPALREAVADKIESLYQYRYDATSEITITAGATQAILSIILAVVRAGDEVIVLEPCYDSYIPNIDMAGGVAVRVPLTPGTFRPDFDKISAAITPKTRAIIVNSPHNPSATVWTREEMLKLQELLAPTNIVLISDEVYEHMVYAPLQHLSASSFPGLAERAFIVSSFGKTFHVTGWKIGYVAAPAAYSAEFRKVHQFNVFTVNTPVQHGLAAFLQDPQPYLQLPAFYGAKRDLFRQGLAQTKFELLPSEGSYFQCVRIANLGVPEKDLSEADFCKWLTSEIGVAAIPLSAFYADGFDQRVVRFCYAKKDETLKLALGRLARL; this is encoded by the coding sequence ATGACCACACCGCACCTCGATACCAAGTTCCCCAAAATCGGCACCACCATCTTCACAGTCATGTCGGCGTTGGCCACTGAGAAAAACGCCGTCAACCTCGGCCAAGGCTTTCCCGACTTTGACTGCGACCCCAAACTCGTCGCCTGCGTGAACGACGCCATGACCCACGGCCTCAACCAATACCCGCCCATGACCGGCGTGCCCGCGCTGCGCGAAGCCGTGGCAGACAAGATTGAGTCGCTCTACCAATACCGCTACGACGCCACCAGCGAAATCACCATCACTGCGGGTGCGACACAAGCCATCCTCAGCATCATCTTGGCCGTGGTGCGTGCGGGTGACGAAGTCATCGTGCTCGAACCCTGCTACGACAGCTACATCCCCAACATCGACATGGCGGGCGGCGTGGCCGTACGCGTGCCGCTCACGCCCGGCACCTTCCGCCCCGACTTCGACAAAATCTCGGCGGCCATCACCCCAAAGACCCGCGCGATCATCGTCAACAGCCCGCACAACCCCAGCGCCACCGTGTGGACGCGCGAGGAAATGTTGAAATTACAAGAGCTGCTTGCCCCCACCAACATCGTGCTCATCAGCGACGAGGTGTACGAGCACATGGTCTACGCCCCGCTGCAACATCTGAGCGCCTCCAGCTTCCCCGGCTTGGCCGAGCGTGCGTTCATCGTGTCGAGCTTTGGCAAAACCTTCCACGTCACGGGCTGGAAAATTGGCTACGTGGCGGCCCCTGCGGCCTACAGCGCCGAGTTCCGCAAGGTGCATCAGTTCAACGTGTTCACCGTCAACACGCCCGTGCAACACGGCTTGGCTGCATTCCTGCAAGACCCACAGCCCTATTTGCAACTGCCCGCCTTCTATGGCGCCAAGCGCGATCTGTTTCGCCAAGGCTTGGCCCAAACCAAGTTTGAGTTGTTGCCCTCGGAAGGCAGCTACTTTCAGTGCGTGCGCATAGCCAACCTAGGCGTACCCGAGAAAGACTTGAGCGAAGCCGACTTCTGCAAATGGCTCACCTCTGAAATTGGCGTGGCCGCCATTCCCCTCTCGGCCTTTTACGCCGATGGGTTTGACCAACGCGTGGTCCGCTTTTGCTACGCCAAGAAGGACGAAACTTTGAAGTTGGCACTGGGCCGTTTGGCGCGTTTGTAA
- a CDS encoding cyanophycinase: MTSIHRRQLLSLLASAALPIGLAAQTAKTQGRLVIIGGAEDRKQDRIILRKFLELSGGANAKIRVVTAASGVPDVVWASYQAVFQDLGALNCEVVPMLTRDDASEPHVVSQLAEADGIFITGGDQNRLMQCLWESPASQAMHRAFHLNNTCIAGTSAGAAVMSRHMLAQGAPTPTPEKDVVLMDIGLSFMPNAIVDQHFSQRHRLSRLLSALAQRPDLLGVGIDEDTALVIEPNQSVEIVGRGTVTLVDPRRMRSNSDTIDEGDKLEMLGLQLHVLPAGNRYVLPSNPKNRKQPVLLWDALSMLAKTGPMRG; this comes from the coding sequence ATGACCTCCATTCACCGACGCCAGCTGCTCAGCCTGCTGGCCAGCGCAGCGTTGCCCATCGGGCTCGCTGCACAAACCGCGAAAACACAAGGCCGCTTGGTCATCATTGGTGGCGCGGAAGACCGCAAGCAAGACCGCATCATCTTGCGCAAGTTTCTTGAGCTCAGCGGTGGTGCCAACGCCAAAATTCGTGTCGTCACAGCAGCCAGCGGTGTGCCCGATGTGGTGTGGGCCAGCTACCAAGCTGTGTTTCAAGACCTAGGTGCGCTCAACTGCGAGGTGGTGCCCATGCTCACCCGCGACGATGCATCTGAACCTCATGTGGTCAGCCAACTGGCCGAGGCCGATGGCATCTTCATCACCGGCGGCGACCAAAACAGACTCATGCAATGCTTGTGGGAATCCCCTGCATCGCAGGCCATGCACCGCGCTTTTCATCTGAACAACACGTGCATTGCGGGCACCAGCGCAGGCGCGGCTGTGATGTCGCGCCACATGCTGGCGCAAGGCGCTCCCACGCCCACACCTGAAAAGGACGTGGTATTGATGGACATTGGCCTGAGCTTCATGCCCAACGCCATCGTGGACCAACACTTCTCACAACGCCACCGTCTGAGCCGTTTGCTCTCGGCTTTGGCACAACGCCCCGACCTCTTGGGCGTGGGCATTGACGAAGACACCGCCTTGGTGATTGAGCCCAACCAGTCGGTAGAAATTGTTGGGCGCGGCACCGTCACCTTGGTCGATCCACGACGCATGCGCAGCAACTCAGACACGATTGACGAAGGCGACAAACTCGAAATGCTGGGCCTGCAACTGCATGTGCTACCAGCAGGCAACCGCTATGTGCTGCCCAGCAATCCCAAAAACCGCAAACAACCGGTGTTGCTGTGGGATGCCCTCTCGATGCTGGCCAAAACAGGGCCGATGCGCGGTTAA
- a CDS encoding class I SAM-dependent methyltransferase, with amino-acid sequence MQALLNAIATMALSTDAHRVFHGRGGLHPGCEHWALDAFPPVLVLTSFKPTTDDELATVGAALHARWQHIAPEQPLNWVFQCRHESQTETRLMSGAVPDPHVVTEEGARFRVHVLKGQNHGLFLDMAEGRRWVRHHVAAHPKLKVLNLFAYTCAFSVVAQQAGAKHVVNVDMSHGAMATGQQNHQLNGLNSGASFLAHDIFKTWGKITRGGPYGLVIVDPPSYQKGSFVATKDYARLMRRLPELLAPGGHALLCLNAPELGLSFLQDQMQELAPELVFEQRVPNPAVFADVSPERALKVLVYKAPEL; translated from the coding sequence ATGCAAGCCTTGCTCAACGCCATCGCCACGATGGCACTTTCAACCGACGCACACCGCGTGTTTCATGGCCGCGGCGGTTTGCACCCAGGCTGTGAACATTGGGCACTCGACGCTTTCCCGCCTGTGTTGGTTCTCACCAGCTTCAAACCCACCACCGACGACGAGCTGGCCACCGTGGGTGCAGCCTTGCATGCGCGCTGGCAACACATCGCCCCTGAACAGCCCCTGAACTGGGTGTTTCAATGCCGCCATGAAAGCCAAACTGAAACTCGGCTGATGAGCGGCGCTGTGCCTGACCCGCATGTGGTCACCGAAGAAGGCGCGCGCTTTCGGGTGCATGTGCTCAAAGGCCAAAACCACGGACTGTTTCTCGACATGGCCGAAGGCCGCCGCTGGGTACGCCACCATGTGGCCGCCCATCCCAAGCTCAAAGTGCTCAACCTGTTTGCCTACACCTGCGCCTTCTCCGTCGTGGCACAACAGGCCGGCGCCAAACACGTGGTGAACGTGGACATGAGCCACGGTGCCATGGCCACGGGCCAGCAAAACCACCAGCTCAACGGCCTCAACTCGGGTGCGAGTTTTTTAGCGCACGACATTTTCAAAACCTGGGGCAAGATCACACGCGGCGGCCCTTACGGACTCGTCATCGTGGACCCGCCCAGCTACCAAAAAGGCAGCTTTGTGGCCACCAAAGATTACGCCCGCCTCATGCGCCGTTTGCCAGAGCTGTTGGCACCTGGCGGGCACGCCTTGTTGTGCCTCAACGCCCCCGAACTGGGCCTCTCTTTTTTGCAAGACCAAATGCAAGAACTCGCTCCGGAACTTGTGTTTGAACAACGCGTCCCCAACCCCGCGGTGTTTGCCGATGTGTCGCCCGAACGCGCGCTCAAAGTGCTGGTGTACAAGGCCCCCGAGCTATGA
- a CDS encoding YkgJ family cysteine cluster protein yields MRSPISVVDVDRPETWTRYRNGLCDTCAANCCTMPVEVKLPDLVRLELVDPFEAEHEEPKQIAKRLSKAGLIEHFNFKNSIFTLARRASGDCQFLDAQTRRCTVYDKRPNTCRLHPQVGPRPNHCPFGAVKKSR; encoded by the coding sequence ATGAGATCGCCCATTTCAGTGGTTGATGTGGACCGCCCAGAAACCTGGACACGCTATCGCAATGGCCTGTGCGACACCTGCGCTGCCAACTGCTGCACCATGCCCGTCGAAGTCAAGCTGCCAGACTTGGTGCGCTTAGAACTGGTCGACCCCTTTGAAGCCGAACACGAAGAACCCAAACAGATCGCCAAACGCTTAAGCAAAGCCGGCCTGATTGAGCACTTCAATTTCAAAAACAGCATCTTCACCCTCGCCCGCCGTGCCAGCGGCGACTGCCAATTCTTAGATGCCCAAACCCGCCGCTGCACCGTTTACGACAAACGCCCCAATACCTGCCGACTGCACCCGCAAGTGGGGCCAAGGCCGAATCACTGTCCGTTTGGGGCGGTGAAAAAATCGCGCTAA